Below is a window of Candidatus Neomarinimicrobiota bacterium DNA.
CGTTCAATGCGGAATACGGTCAGGCCATGTCGGGGATCATCAACATGGTCACGAAAGATGGGGGAGACGATTATTCGGTTTCATTTACCGGATATGTAGGTGACTATTACAGCAAGGATAAGATTTATCGAGGAATTGACAAGCTGAACTTTGGCGACCCCGGTAATACTCCAGAGGCGGCTCGGATAGCGGATAGGTTGCCAGCCCTGGGTCAGCTAGGCAAGAAGCTGGACCTCCAGGCCAGTCTCAGCGGCCCGGTACCGCTCCTGAAAGGGCTGGCAACTTTCTATACCACCACCCGCTATTATCGCGATAACGGCTACCTGAATGCCCTGAATGTTTTTGACATGTATGAGGATACATTATTTGCCGTGTGGGAGAAGCCTAAAGATGACGGCGTATCCTACGAGGAGGTCGATCTTGTCGGCTACGGAGTCTACGGACTCTGGGCGGAAATTGTCCCTCTGGCGTGGCGAGAGAAAGTCACCTCCAACAGCAAACTGACCTTACGCCTCACGGACCGGCTCAAGCTGCGATTGAGTCTGCTTACAAGTGATGAGGTCTACCAGGACTGGAACCACAATCGCCAGCTGGTGCCCGATGCGGAACCATTCAAGTTTAATCAGGGACAGGACTTGAGTTTAGGAATTACCCACTCTCTGTCTGCGCGGACGTTTTATGAGCTGCGTCTATCGCAGTTCTATAAAGCGTTTCAGGAGTACCGCTTTGCCGATCCAGAAGACACCAGCTACATAGATTCCAATTTTTACTTCCATACCTTTATCGATGAGCGGCTCATCCCACAATTTTCTTTTGATACCTGGGGCATTTCGTTCCATCGGTTTAACCGGCAAAGCATCACCAATGTAGCCAAACTTGATCTGACCTCTCAAATCAATCGAACTCACCAGTTGAAGTTCGGGACCGAATATCGGCTGCATAACCTCACTCTGGATGATTATGATCTAACCGATGAGGACGTGACTGATACAGTGTTTACTATCAAGATTCCTGAAAAATCAGTGGCGAGCTTTAACCGTAGGTCCTATGACGTAGCCCCTCGGGAGCTATTCCTATACCTCCAGGACAAGATCGAGTATGAGAGTGTTATCATTAATGTGGGCCTGCGGTGGGATCACTATGATGCGAATGGATTTGAACCAACCAATGCAGCTGAGCCGTATATAGGGAATCCCAGATATGCGCCCCTCGATAGTCTGACAATTGAGCAACGGGAGAATATCGACTGGACGCCCTTCGCGGAGATTTATGACGATTCGACCTTGATTGGTGCTACCGGCTGGTGGTCGAAGACCAAGCCAAGGCAGCAGCTCAGTCCAAGATTTGGCATCGCCTATCCGATCAGCGATCAGGGTGTCATTCACTTTTCCTTCGGCCATTTCTTCCAGATTCCCACCTTCAATCGGCTATTCGATAATCCCGGGTATAAAATTCCTGAGACGACCGGAAGACACGGTATCTTTCCCAACCCGGCATTGAAGCCCCAGAAGACGGTGATGTACGAGTTGGGACTGCGTCAGGGATTTGGATATGATTGGAGCATCGATATTACCAGCTTTTATCGCGATGTGCGGAACTGGGTATCATCCGGCATACCTATTGAGCTCGGTCCGCAGAAGGTTGGTTCATACTACACCTACGTTAACAAGGATTATGAAAACGTTCGGGGCGTGACCATCAACCTCGATAAACGTTATAGCCGTATGTATGCAGTTAACCTGAGTTACACTTTCCAGGTGGCGGAGGGATCCAACTCGGACCCCGATGATGAGTTTGGAGCTATAACAGCAGGTGAAGAGCCGGTCCGCTCCATTATCCCCGTGGAATGGGATCAGCGTCACACTCTCAACGCAACTCTCTATGTGGGGACAGAACGATGGGGTGCGACGCTATTGGGACATTTCGGCTCCGGTTATCCTTATACGCCATCATTCATCATGGGTTCGCTCCTGGGACGCGATGTCTCCGTGGCTCTCGTCGAGAACAGTCGCCGGAAACCGGTGACTTACTCCTTCGATCTCAAGTTATTCTATAACCTACCTATCCGCGTCGCTCAGGCGCAGCTGTTTGTGAACGTCTACAATCTGTTTGATCGCCGGAATGCGCAGACGGTTTTCGGTGATACCGGTAAAGCGAATCGATCGCTTGAAGAACTATTAGCTCGCCAGACGGGACGGGAAATAGAACTCTATCGCCCCAATACTCTTACAGCTTTCTTTACTCGTCCTGATTGGTATTCACCACCCCGACAAATTCAAATAGGATTGAATGTTAGCCTGTAAAATGAACAGTAAGATTATCGCCTTTATTATCCCTCTCCTGGTCCTATCAGGGACGCTCACTGGTCAGCATGTGCCCAGCGATGAGCGCGGCGATCCCAACTTTCGCCGGCAGACGGACATCGACGGCAACAAGGTACGGACCTCGATCTTCAATTTCGGACTTACCGGCCGCACCGGTGCCTTGCCTGGCGAGATTCCCTACGAGTGGCCGATCAATACGGGCAAGCATTATATCGCCCTGACCGCGCTGTTCGTTGGAAGCGAGGTGATCACCGAGTCCGGCGAAGTGAAGCCGATGGTTACCGTGCCTTTAGGACGGGAAGATGACGCCGGCAACTCGATGAAATTTGAGCCGGTGCCTGAGTATCTGAACCTGGACTCGGATCGAATCGCCAAGAGTGATGAGCCGGAGACCTGGCCGGAGGTCTGGCCGGACAAGATGACCGACGAGCAGGACCCGGGTTGGCCGGGCTCCTGGAATGGCTTCTTCGGCAAGAACCAGTTCAACGCCGACCAGGAGATTTATTTCAAAATCTCCGATGACCGGAATTTCCTTAAAGGCTTCACATATTATCCTGACGCGACCGATTCGAGCCGGAGGGGAGCCGGAATCCTGTCGGGCGTGCGCGTCATGGAGTGGTCTCAGATTCTGGTGGAAGATGTCGTCTTCATTCTTTACGAGATCAAGAATGACGGCACCAAAGACCT
It encodes the following:
- a CDS encoding TonB-dependent receptor domain-containing protein, which codes for MNTHLRLIIPFLAVSIVSISFAGTTGKVAGVVKDRETGEPLIGANVIIDGTTLGAATDVSGNFVILNVPPGTYNVRAMMIGYQTMVAQGIIVSIDLTTTVDFELGVEVIGVEEVTVIAERPVVVMDLTSSEARVSSEQLEAMPVTEIWDVLALQSGVTQDAGGGIHIRGGRSSEVAYWVDGISVTDVYDGGLAVGIDNHAIKELQVISGTFNAEYGQAMSGIINMVTKDGGDDYSVSFTGYVGDYYSKDKIYRGIDKLNFGDPGNTPEAARIADRLPALGQLGKKLDLQASLSGPVPLLKGLATFYTTTRYYRDNGYLNALNVFDMYEDTLFAVWEKPKDDGVSYEEVDLVGYGVYGLWAEIVPLAWREKVTSNSKLTLRLTDRLKLRLSLLTSDEVYQDWNHNRQLVPDAEPFKFNQGQDLSLGITHSLSARTFYELRLSQFYKAFQEYRFADPEDTSYIDSNFYFHTFIDERLIPQFSFDTWGISFHRFNRQSITNVAKLDLTSQINRTHQLKFGTEYRLHNLTLDDYDLTDEDVTDTVFTIKIPEKSVASFNRRSYDVAPRELFLYLQDKIEYESVIINVGLRWDHYDANGFEPTNAAEPYIGNPRYAPLDSLTIEQRENIDWTPFAEIYDDSTLIGATGWWSKTKPRQQLSPRFGIAYPISDQGVIHFSFGHFFQIPTFNRLFDNPGYKIPETTGRHGIFPNPALKPQKTVMYELGLRQGFGYDWSIDITSFYRDVRNWVSSGIPIELGPQKVGSYYTYVNKDYENVRGVTINLDKRYSRMYAVNLSYTFQVAEGSNSDPDDEFGAITAGEEPVRSIIPVEWDQRHTLNATLYVGTERWGATLLGHFGSGYPYTPSFIMGSLLGRDVSVALVENSRRKPVTYSFDLKLFYNLPIRVAQAQLFVNVYNLFDRRNAQTVFGDTGKANRSLEELLARQTGREIELYRPNTLTAFFTRPDWYSPPRQIQIGLNVSL